A stretch of Pogona vitticeps strain Pit_001003342236 chromosome 5, PviZW2.1, whole genome shotgun sequence DNA encodes these proteins:
- the LOC110090278 gene encoding regenerating islet-derived protein 4 has protein sequence MLARSIAFLTIPSVWLGLEAVSCKREWLAYHNKCFGVFTEETSWSNAEVLCQRYGEKGHLASFLSAQENEIVAKRITNNYPEVQRVWIGFHDPKKIGRWKWSDSSTTNFRPWSAGEPSKRGEKRSCVFMSLSEGFRRWTSADCKEKMPFLCSSLL, from the exons ATGCTGGCCAGATCGATTGCATTCCTGACAATTCCTTCTGTTTGGTTAGGCTTGGAAGCGGTCAGCTGCAAAAGGGAATGGCTGGCCTACCACAATAAATGCTTTGGCGTCTTTACGGAAGAGACATCGTGGTCCAATGCAGAG GTTTTGTGTCAGAGGTATGGCGAGAAAGGCCACCTGGCGTCCTTCCTCTCAGCGCAAGAAAATGAGATTGTGGCTAAGCGCATCACTAACAACTACCCCGAGGTACAGCGAGTCTGGATTGGATTTCATGACCCCAAAAAG ATTGGGAGGTGGAAATGGAGCGATTCCTCTACCACCAACTTCAGACCTTGGTCCGCAGGGGAACCCagcaagagaggagaaaagcGATCCTGTGTTTTTATGTCACTCTCGGAAG GTTTTAGAAGATGGACATCGGCGGATTGCAAAGAAAAGATGCCCTTTCTCTGTAGCTCTCTGCTGTAG